A genomic region of Staphylococcus roterodami contains the following coding sequences:
- a CDS encoding CDP-glycerol glycerophosphotransferase family protein: protein MNVLIKRFYHLLIRMLCKIISSENSNKPHIVFMMTFPEDILPIIKSLNTSLYDVTVLTAPKNKFHLSEINNIKVVEMSNKTLVKQIKALKSAQLIIIDNYYLLLGGYKKAPHQRVIQTWHASGALKNFGLTDNQVDLSNKAMIKQYRHVYQATDFYLVGSTYMAHCFKQSLDARDDQMLYFGIPRINKYFTVDREAIKVQLKERYGIKNKLALYVPTYREDSADNREINKAYFENELPGYTLINKLHPSIEVSESDQMSSIDTSTLMLMADLIISDYSSLPIEASLLDIPTIFYVYDESTYDKVRGLNKYYFGIPENYKVYSETDLITAIKTNEHKLKPLFKDWHIYNTEHSLSRLIEYIDKMVTK from the coding sequence ATGAACGTTTTAATAAAGAGATTTTATCATTTGCTAATTCGAATGCTATGTAAAATAATTTCGAGCGAAAATAGTAATAAACCGCATATTGTCTTCATGATGACTTTTCCAGAAGACATTTTACCTATCATTAAGTCTTTAAATACATCGTTGTATGATGTAACTGTTTTAACAGCACCAAAAAATAAATTTCATTTATCGGAAATTAATAATATTAAAGTAGTAGAAATGTCAAATAAGACTCTCGTAAAACAAATTAAAGCTTTGAAAAGTGCACAACTCATCATTATCGACAATTATTACTTGCTATTAGGTGGATATAAAAAAGCGCCACATCAACGTGTCATTCAAACATGGCATGCAAGTGGCGCATTGAAAAATTTTGGTTTAACTGACAACCAGGTAGATTTATCTAATAAAGCGATGATTAAACAATATCGTCATGTTTATCAAGCAACAGATTTCTATTTAGTAGGTAGTACGTATATGGCGCATTGTTTTAAACAGTCTTTAGATGCACGTGATGATCAAATGTTATATTTTGGTATTCCAAGAATTAATAAATATTTTACGGTAGATAGAGAAGCAATCAAGGTACAATTGAAAGAACGTTATGGAATAAAGAATAAACTAGCATTATATGTTCCAACGTATAGAGAAGATAGTGCGGATAATAGGGAGATAAATAAAGCTTACTTTGAAAATGAACTTCCAGGATATACATTAATAAATAAGTTGCACCCATCAATTGAAGTTTCAGAAAGTGACCAAATGTCTTCAATTGATACATCTACACTTATGCTGATGGCAGATTTAATCATTAGCGACTATAGTTCGTTACCAATAGAAGCGAGCTTGTTAGATATTCCAACTATTTTTTATGTGTATGACGAATCAACATATGATAAAGTAAGAGGCTTAAATAAATATTATTTTGGCATACCTGAAAACTATAAAGTATATTCTGAGACCGATTTAATTACAGCGATTAAAACAAATGAGCATAAGTTGAAACCGCTATTTAAAGATTGGCATATTTATAATACTGAACATAGTTTGTCCCGATTGATAGAATATATAGATAAGATGGTGACAAAATGA
- the tagG gene encoding teichoic acids export ABC transporter permease subunit TagG, producing the protein MSAIGTVFKEHVKNFYLIQRLAQFQVKIINHSNYLGVAWELINPVMQIMVYWMVFGLGIRSNAPIHGVPFVYWLLVGISMWFFINQGILEGTKAITQKFNQVSKMNFPLSIIPTYIVTSRFYGHLGLLLLVIIACMFTGIYPSIHIIQLLIYVPFCFFLTASVTLLTSTLGVLVRDTQMLMQAILRILFYFSPILWLPKNHGISGVIHEIMKYNPVYFIAESYRAAILYHEWYFMDHWKLMLYNFGIVAIFFAIGSYLHMKYRDQFADFL; encoded by the coding sequence ATGTCAGCAATAGGAACAGTTTTTAAAGAACACGTAAAGAACTTTTATTTAATTCAAAGACTGGCGCAATTTCAAGTTAAAATTATCAATCATAGTAACTATTTAGGTGTAGCATGGGAATTAATAAACCCTGTTATGCAAATTATGGTTTACTGGATGGTTTTTGGATTAGGAATAAGAAGTAACGCACCGATTCATGGCGTACCTTTTGTATATTGGTTATTGGTTGGTATTAGTATGTGGTTCTTCATCAACCAAGGTATTTTAGAGGGGACAAAAGCTATTACGCAAAAGTTTAATCAAGTTTCGAAAATGAATTTCCCTTTATCAATTATACCTACATATATTGTTACAAGTAGATTTTATGGACATTTAGGTTTACTTTTACTTGTTATCATCGCATGTATGTTTACAGGGATTTATCCATCAATACATATCATTCAATTATTGATATATGTACCGTTTTGTTTTTTCTTAACTGCTTCAGTGACGTTATTAACATCAACACTAGGTGTGTTAGTTAGAGATACGCAAATGTTAATGCAAGCGATATTAAGAATATTATTTTACTTTTCACCAATTTTATGGCTACCGAAAAATCATGGTATCAGTGGTGTAATTCATGAAATTATGAAATATAATCCTGTATACTTTATTGCTGAATCATATCGTGCTGCGATTTTATATCATGAATGGTACTTTATGGATCACTGGAAATTAATGTTATATAATTTCGGTATTGTTGCCATTTTCTTCGCAATTGGTTCATATTTACACATGAAGTATAGAGATCAATTTGCAGATTTCTTATAA
- the pbp4 gene encoding penicillin-binding protein PBP4 — translation MKNLISIIITICLIVSIMTPNAQAANSTETPVQVANQYGYAGLSEAYQPTSAINVSQTGQLLYQYNIDTKWNPASMTKLMTMYLTLEAVNKGQLSLNDTVTMTNKEYIMSTLPELSNTKLYPGQVWTIADLLQITVSNSSNAAALILANKVSKNTSDFVDLMNNKAKALGMTNTHFVNPTGAENSRLRTFAPTKYKNQERTVTTARDYAILDLHVLKETPKILDFTKQLAPTTHAVTYYTFNYSLEGAKMSLPGTDGLKTGSSDTANYNHTITTKRGKFRINQVIMGAGDYKNLGGEKQRNMMGNALMEQSFDQYKYVKILSKGEQKINGKKYYVENDLYDVLPNNFSKKDYKLVVDDGKVHVDYPRQFINKDYGPPTVEVHQPIIQKANAVAKNIWTEHPVFTIIGGACLVGGLALIIHMLIKRIFRKRK, via the coding sequence ATGAAAAATTTAATATCAATCATTATAACCATTTGTTTAATAGTAAGTATTATGACACCAAACGCACAGGCTGCTAATAGTACGGAAACACCAGTACAAGTAGCAAATCAATATGGTTATGCAGGATTATCAGAAGCATATCAACCAACTAGTGCAATCAACGTAAGTCAAACAGGACAACTGTTGTATCAATATAATATAGATACAAAATGGAATCCGGCTTCTATGACAAAATTGATGACGATGTATTTAACATTAGAAGCTGTAAATAAAGGACAACTTTCATTAAATGATACTGTTACGATGACAAATAAAGAATATATCATGTCTACACTACCTGAGTTAAGTAACACGAAACTTTACCCCGGCCAAGTTTGGACAATTGCTGATTTATTACAAATTACAGTATCTAATTCAAGTAATGCAGCAGCATTGATTTTAGCAAATAAAGTATCAAAAAACACAAGTGATTTCGTTGATTTAATGAATAATAAAGCTAAAGCTTTAGGTATGACGAATACACATTTTGTCAATCCTACAGGTGCTGAAAACTCCAGATTACGTACATTTGCTCCAACGAAATATAAAAATCAAGAGCGTACAGTAACCACCGCTAGAGACTATGCAATTTTAGATTTGCATGTATTAAAAGAAACACCTAAAATATTAGATTTCACTAAACAATTAGCTCCAACTACACATGCAGTAACGTACTATACATTTAACTATTCACTAGAAGGCGCAAAAATGAGTTTACCAGGTACAGACGGTTTAAAAACTGGCTCAAGTGACACAGCAAATTATAATCACACAATAACTACTAAACGAGGTAAATTTAGAATCAATCAAGTAATTATGGGTGCAGGTGATTATAAAAACCTTGGTGGTGAAAAACAACGAAATATGATGGGAAATGCATTGATGGAGCAATCATTTGACCAATATAAATATGTAAAAATATTGTCTAAAGGTGAACAAAAGATAAACGGTAAGAAATACTATGTTGAAAATGATTTATATGATGTTTTACCAAATAATTTTAGTAAAAAAGATTATAAATTGGTAGTTGACGATGGCAAAGTACATGTCGATTATCCAAGACAATTTATTAATAAAGATTATGGACCTCCTACAGTAGAAGTTCATCAACCTATTATTCAAAAAGCAAATGCTGTTGCTAAAAATATATGGACAGAGCATCCAGTATTTACCATTATTGGTGGTGCGTGTCTTGTCGGTGGTTTAGCGCTAATCATTCATATGCTTATCAAGCGTATATTTAGAAAAAGAAAATAA
- a CDS encoding glycosyltransferase family 2 protein, translating into MRLTIIIPTLNNETTIRQLLVSIDSKEHYRILCIDGGSTDQTIPLIEKLQKELKHISLIQLQNASKASCINTGLKEIEITEGHHSDAFIVLNPTSILLPNKLDLLTSTFKNNENIDIVIGQRAVDYHGEWKLNDIDSYIKNNHIVTLPQQPELLESLTFDNKLLSVKFADLRCDENFENAYNHEMIVKALQKATDIQLVSQLVVGDNQEHEVAFNNVIELHQYTKEIMSVRQRVMEMLLLLEQRLIYSDMVDQQLFNTHLKRYLLLHPEMTETIISLVSDYIMSMQHSDYLSQNMFEIINTVEFLGVNWNKETYEKWRQMLIQVEINRPSYRKFLIQLKGRKIIHQTKSILKRQN; encoded by the coding sequence ATGAGATTAACGATAATCATACCAACATTAAATAACGAGACGACGATTCGACAATTGTTGGTATCAATCGATAGTAAAGAACATTATCGCATCCTGTGCATTGATGGGGGATCTACAGATCAAACAATTCCTTTAATTGAAAAATTACAAAAAGAATTAAAGCATATTTCATTAATCCAATTACAAAATGCTTCAAAAGCTAGTTGTATTAATACAGGATTAAAGGAAATTGAAATAACTGAAGGACATCATAGCGACGCATTTATTGTTTTAAATCCAACCTCAATCTTATTGCCTAATAAATTAGACTTGTTAACTTCAACTTTTAAAAATAATGAGAATATTGATATAGTTATAGGACAAAGAGCAGTTGATTATCATGGAGAATGGAAGTTAAATGATATCGACAGTTATATTAAAAATAATCATATAGTTACTTTGCCACAACAACCAGAATTATTAGAATCTTTGACATTTGATAATAAATTATTAAGTGTAAAATTTGCTGATTTACGTTGTGACGAAAATTTTGAAAATGCTTATAATCACGAAATGATTGTTAAAGCATTACAAAAGGCTACGGATATTCAATTAGTAAGTCAACTTGTTGTTGGTGATAATCAAGAGCATGAAGTAGCTTTTAATAATGTTATAGAGCTTCATCAATATACTAAGGAAATAATGTCGGTAAGACAGCGTGTGATGGAAATGTTGTTATTACTTGAACAAAGATTAATTTATAGTGATATGGTTGATCAACAACTATTTAATACACATTTAAAACGATACTTATTATTACATCCAGAGATGACGGAAACAATTATTTCATTGGTTAGTGACTATATCATGTCAATGCAACATTCAGATTATTTATCACAAAATATGTTTGAAATAATAAATACTGTAGAATTTTTAGGTGTTAATTGGAATAAAGAAACTTATGAAAAGTGGCGTCAAATGTTAATTCAAGTAGAGATTAATAGACCTAGTTATAGAAAGTTTTTAATACAACTTAAAGGGAGAAAGATTATTCATCAAACAAAATCAATTTTAAAAAGACAAAATTAA
- the tagD gene encoding glycerol-3-phosphate cytidylyltransferase, with translation MKRVITYGTYDLLHYGHIELLRRAREMGDYLIVALSTDEFNQIKHKKSYYDYEQRKMMLESIRYVDLVIPEKGWGQKEDDVEKFDVDVFVMGHDWEGEFDFLKDKCEVIYLKRTEGISTTKIKQELYGKDAK, from the coding sequence ATGAAACGTGTAATAACATACGGCACCTATGATTTACTTCATTATGGTCATATTGAGTTACTTCGTCGCGCAAGAGAAATGGGCGATTATTTAATCGTGGCATTATCTACTGATGAGTTTAACCAAATTAAGCATAAAAAATCATATTATGATTATGAGCAACGCAAAATGATGCTTGAATCAATTCGGTACGTCGATTTAGTTATTCCTGAAAAAGGATGGGGACAAAAAGAAGATGATGTAGAAAAGTTTGATGTAGATGTCTTCGTGATGGGTCATGATTGGGAAGGCGAATTTGATTTCTTAAAAGATAAATGTGAAGTAATTTATTTAAAACGAACAGAAGGTATTTCAACCACAAAAATTAAGCAAGAATTGTATGGAAAAGACGCAAAATAA